The sequence AAGTAATTTATTCCAAATTACTAGTTATTGGAAATCCGTCGCTGGCTGactggaaaaaataaacaaactaTCATTGAACAAGAATTCagagattttcttttattacacGTTTGACATAAACCACACAACATGATGCTTGTAGGTGGCCTAGTCTTCTCCAGCTGGCATAGCATCCTCTAATTTTTTGACGAACTTGACTCGAAGTTCTGTAGTAGGGTCTCCTTTCAAAGAATCTTGAACAAACCAGCTGGTAACTTCCAGTTGAACCTAAAGCAGTCAGGTAGTATCTAAAGTTTGTACTGATGTGCTTAACATGTTACCATTTCACAGGCTCCCCTGATAATGCCACAAAAGAGATTGCAGTACTTCAAGCTAAGACAGCTGTCTGGTAACTCAACAAATTCTGTCATTGGGTTCTGATCAAATAATAGGGAAAACTCATCGCTGGCAGCGGACCAACTAGTCACAGTTGGGTTCACCCCTAGATACATCTTAAAAGCACTCTGGATTTTTTCGGCAGTGTCCCGCATGTCAGTACATCTGGCAGTAGATGTTCTAGCCAGAAAATCTTCAATTATTCGAACACCAATGTTGTAACCCATTCTGTCAAGCTGTCGGTTCACATCTTCGGCGTTTTCGTAATCTTTCAGTAGCTGACTTACCAGGGCTCCATAAGTAAGTGTAAATAATTCTGAATTCTTCATGATCGTTtttgaacaaacaaaattaaatttagattaaaaattGTGCCCAAAGAGCTCAATGGAAATTATAAGCTTACGATCTTTTTGGAATCTGCTACCCTCGCTCCAGGTCTTGCcattatttttgaataaattagttGGAATGatagtttaaaatttttatggTTTATGACAACCCGTTTCACCCTCCTAAATAAAAATCAGGCTTTTTTACATATCGCCATCTGACGGTCAGATTCGCAGATAATCCTCTAATGACAAAGTTGGCATACTCTAACCATATAAAAACCGAGACCGAGCAACGTCCTAACGCGGTCGCATACTGGCGCGGTACTGCGAACCAGCGCTAGTACCGCGGGAAATTCACTCAAAAATCTCGAAAATTTGACACTCCttggaattttttgaaaattgcagcatgtactcaaaatttaatgctgattccgggaaaattttatttttcttcagtaaatcaaccgttttggaaatgcaccgaatatttgtggTGCCCCAAGcgctgtagcatactggcgcgccagcgCTTTCGCGCTTTgcgaatattcggtgtatttaaaaagtttttgacttaatgaaaaaaagaacaattttcccggCATCAGCGTTTCATTTTGAGTATAatctgtgatattcaaccaattccagtTAGTGTCAAATTTTGCAGAATTTTGAGGGAAAATTCCCATGGTATTAGCGCTGGTTCGCGcaagcgcgccagtacgctccAGCATTAGGCCGATGCTGCGCAAATATTCCGGGTATTTCGACAACAGATCCATTTTTGAAGGGTTATTGAGCAAAGAATTACTTAACGTCATCTACTAAACGATTCCATGGTAGCAATTATTATGAAACACTTCTTTCAACCGACATAACTTTTTATCACTCGCTTGATACAATGTTCTAAAAAAATCTACTTGACAAATGAATAGTAGTTTATCACAAAAAGCatatttattcaatttccAGTAAACAAAAGCGCAATGGGGGAAACGACGGATGGAAGCTTTCACCTAGATGCATAGATGCACTGACAGGTTTGACCGATATTTTAGATAATAGCGTACTGATCGTACAATAGTTCTCTGACGCGGTAATAATCGTCTGATACACAGCCTTCCAGTGTAACTTTACCCGACTCGTtctacaaaaaacaaacaaggaaagGCCCCTAAAcgttttgtaaatttaattAGGTATTGGTGGAAGTTCATACCCTACGAAGTGCAACATTGCCATTACAGCACCAAAGAACGCCTCCAATAAACTCAGATGGGATACCGTGACGCACAAGCACTTGTTTAAAATCCGATAACTTTAGTTCATTAATATATGACGTTTCATGGCCAGGAAtctaaagggaaaaaatgtttatcattGGCACTCAAAATAAATTGAACTTAACATAATTACATCT comes from Daphnia carinata strain CSIRO-1 chromosome 2, CSIRO_AGI_Dcar_HiC_V3, whole genome shotgun sequence and encodes:
- the LOC130685959 gene encoding trafficking protein particle complex subunit 3-like, which gives rise to MARPGARVADSKKINSELFTLTYGALVSQLLKDYENAEDVNRQLDRMGYNIGVRIIEDFLARTSTARCTDMRDTAEKIQSAFKMYLGVNPTVTSWSAASDEFSLLFDQNPMTEFVELPDSCLSLKYCNLFCGIIRGACEMVQLEVTSWFVQDSLKGDPTTELRVKFVKKLEDAMPAGED